A segment of the Streptomyces sp. ITFR-21 genome:
CCTTCCGCCGTGCCATGCGCAAGAGCATGCAGGGCACCCTGAAGGCCGGCGCCAAGGGCATCAAGATCCAGTGCGGCGGCCGTCTCGGCGGCGCCGAGATGTCCCGCTCGGAGTTCTACCGCGAGGGCCGGGTCCCCCTGCACACCCTGCGCGCCAACGTGGACTACGGCTTCTTCGAGGCCAAGACCACCTTCGGCCGGATCGGTGTGAAGGTCTGGATCTACAAGGGCGACGTCAAGAACATCGCCGAGGTCCGCGCCGACAACGCCGCCGCCCGCGCCGGCAACCGCCCGGCCCGCGGTGGCGGCAACGAGCGTCCGCAGCGCCGCGGTGGCGAGCGCGGTGAGCGCGGCGCCGAGCGCGGTGGCCGCGGCCGCCGTCCGCAGACCGACGGCGCCCCCGCGACCGCCAAGGCGGAGGCCCCGGCGGCCGTCGCCGAGGCCCCGGCCGCGGAGACCCCCGGAACGGAAGGCTGAGTACCATGCTGATCCCCCGCAGGGTCAAGCACCGCAAGCAGCACCACCCCGGCCGTGACGGCATGGCCAAGGGCGGCACCGAGCTGGCGTTCGGCGAGTTCGGCCTGCAGGCCGTCACCCCCGCCTACGTGACCAACCGGCAGATCGAGTCCGCTCGTATCTCCATCACCCGGCACATCAAGCGCGGCGGCAAGGTCTGGATCAACATCTACCCGGACCGCCCGCTGACCAAGAAGCCCGCCGAGACCCGCATGGGCTCCGGCAAGGGCTCGCCGGAGTGGTGGATCGCGAACGTCAAGCCCGGACGGGTGATGTTCGAGCTGTCCTTCCCGAACGAGAAGGTTGCCCGCGAGGCGCTGACCCGCGCCGCGCACAAGCTTCCGATGAAGTGCCGCATCGTGCGGCGCGAGGCAGGTGAGTCGTGATGGCGGCCGGTACCAAGGCGACCGAGCTGCGCCAGCTCGGCGACGAGGAGCTCGTCGGCAAGCTGCGTGAGGCCAAGGAGGAGCTGTTCAACCTCCGCTTCCAGGGCGCCACCGGACAGCTGGAGAACAACTCCCGGCTCAAGACCGTCCGCAAGGACATCGCCCGGATCTACACGCTGATGCGCGAGCGCGAGCTGGGCATCGAGACCGTGGAAACGGTGGAGACGGTGGAGAGCGCCTGATGAGCGAGAGCAACGTGACGACTGCAGACAACGGCTCCGCCGCGGACGCCACCGAGCGCGGCTTCCGCAAGACCCGTGAGGGTCTGGTGGTCAGCGACAAGATGGACAAGACCGTGGTGGTCGCCGTCGAGGACCGTGTCAAGCACGCCCTCTACGGCAAGGTCATCCGCCGTACCAACAAGCTCAAGGCCCACGACGAGCAGAACGCCGCCGGTATCGGCGACCGCGTCCTCCTGATGGAGACCCGGCCGCTGTCCGCCACCAAGCGCTGGCGCGTCGTGGAGATCCTCGAGAAGGCCAAGTAGTCCCAGGCCCGGATTCGAGGCAGTAATTCCTGCGGGGAGTCCCTCGCAGGACGGTTCCGCCAGGCTCGGCGGGGCCGCTCGGCACAGCCGCGCGGCCCCGCCGGGAACCGGCAGACACACAGGAGACAGACGTGATCCAGCAGGAGTCGCGACTTCGCGTCGCCGACAACACAGGCGCAAAGGAAATCCTTTGCATCCGTGTTCTCGGGGGCTCGGGTCGCCGCTACGC
Coding sequences within it:
- the rpmC gene encoding 50S ribosomal protein L29; amino-acid sequence: MAAGTKATELRQLGDEELVGKLREAKEELFNLRFQGATGQLENNSRLKTVRKDIARIYTLMRERELGIETVETVETVESA
- the rpsC gene encoding 30S ribosomal protein S3, whose translation is MGQKVNPYGFRLGITTDFKSRWYADKLYKDYVKEDVAIRRMMTQGMERAGISKVEIERTRDRVRVDIHTARPGIVIGRRGAEADRIRGDLEKLTGKQVQLNILEVKNPEMDAQLVAQAVAEQLSSRVSFRRAMRKSMQGTLKAGAKGIKIQCGGRLGGAEMSRSEFYREGRVPLHTLRANVDYGFFEAKTTFGRIGVKVWIYKGDVKNIAEVRADNAAARAGNRPARGGGNERPQRRGGERGERGAERGGRGRRPQTDGAPATAKAEAPAAVAEAPAAETPGTEG
- the rplP gene encoding 50S ribosomal protein L16 — translated: MLIPRRVKHRKQHHPGRDGMAKGGTELAFGEFGLQAVTPAYVTNRQIESARISITRHIKRGGKVWINIYPDRPLTKKPAETRMGSGKGSPEWWIANVKPGRVMFELSFPNEKVAREALTRAAHKLPMKCRIVRREAGES
- the rpsQ gene encoding 30S ribosomal protein S17 — its product is MSESNVTTADNGSAADATERGFRKTREGLVVSDKMDKTVVVAVEDRVKHALYGKVIRRTNKLKAHDEQNAAGIGDRVLLMETRPLSATKRWRVVEILEKAK